One part of the Ktedonobacterales bacterium genome encodes these proteins:
- a CDS encoding ABC transporter ATP-binding protein, with amino-acid sequence MSSEIIGAPLPGAPAYSPQGWPSGRLPDGRPVTIEVVNASKWYGDKVAVSDLSFALGPGVSALLGPNGAGKSTTIKLLTGLLRPSRGQVRVLGQSVVNNPKLYRRIGLVPEQEGLYPFLSVREFVELAARLHHLPNPREAARGALRIVELSDVENRSLGQCSKGMRQRAKIAQGLVHDPEILILDEPLSGADPRQRLAMMEVFTRLGETGKTILISSHILYEVERMGSNVLVMVNGKLAAEGDFHAIRALMDDRPRRVRVTCSDPRTVSAFLVRLPGTRSIHVEEGAVIVETAAPLEFHLAVPQAAQAAGAHLYGIEGLDEDLESVFRYLVN; translated from the coding sequence ATGAGTTCTGAAATTATCGGCGCGCCGCTGCCGGGCGCGCCAGCGTACAGCCCGCAAGGATGGCCTTCGGGTAGGCTTCCCGATGGGCGGCCCGTCACTATCGAGGTCGTCAACGCCAGCAAATGGTATGGCGATAAAGTGGCGGTCTCCGATCTCTCCTTTGCGCTGGGGCCAGGTGTGTCGGCTCTGCTCGGCCCCAACGGCGCGGGCAAATCAACAACCATCAAGCTGCTCACCGGCCTGCTGCGGCCCAGTCGCGGGCAGGTGCGCGTGCTGGGGCAATCGGTCGTCAATAATCCGAAGCTCTACCGGCGCATCGGTCTGGTGCCTGAGCAGGAGGGTCTGTATCCCTTCCTGAGTGTGCGCGAGTTTGTCGAACTGGCGGCGCGCCTGCATCACCTGCCCAACCCACGCGAAGCGGCCCGCGGGGCGCTGCGCATCGTCGAACTGAGCGATGTAGAGAACCGCTCGCTGGGTCAGTGTTCCAAAGGCATGCGCCAGCGTGCCAAGATCGCGCAGGGGCTGGTGCATGATCCCGAAATCTTGATCCTGGATGAGCCGCTGAGCGGCGCGGACCCGCGCCAGCGGCTGGCGATGATGGAAGTCTTCACGCGCCTGGGCGAAACGGGCAAGACCATCCTGATCTCCTCGCACATTCTCTACGAGGTCGAGCGGATGGGGTCGAACGTGCTGGTGATGGTCAATGGCAAGCTGGCCGCCGAAGGCGATTTTCATGCCATCCGCGCGCTGATGGATGACCGGCCCCGGCGGGTCCGTGTCACCTGCTCCGACCCGCGTACCGTCTCGGCGTTCCTGGTCAGGTTGCCAGGGACACGCAGCATTCACGTTGAGGAAGGGGCGGTCATTGTCGAAACCGCCGCGCCGCTGGAGTTTCACCTGGCTGTGCCGCAGGCGGCGCAGGCTGCGGGCGCGCATCTGTACGGCATCGAGGGGCTGGATGAAGACCTCGAAAGCGTCTTCCGGTATCTTGTCAATTGA
- a CDS encoding ABC transporter permease subunit, with translation MENTVSANARIIDRGYQHYEGERLGLGHSEWVMLWAALKRGVGLRRSFRHKIMPWLLIAVAYTPVVVILGIQIIVGQALPTPYTRIYPSINSVFLLFAGLVAPDLICADRRERVISLYFAAPITRLHYVAAQVGSLVMLLLLLTLVPYVLLFFGQALLAPAFGTYVSDNFSDLWHLLLGGPLIALFFGALAMGVASFTDRRAYATGGFLGLLLVSSIAGDIIALQLHFSGHEWFNLLNLFTLPINVVFWLFGETDRPALVALDGPAYLWGTLAVVVISLALMAWRYLKVSD, from the coding sequence ATGGAGAATACAGTAAGCGCCAACGCGCGCATTATTGATCGCGGCTACCAGCATTATGAGGGCGAGCGCCTGGGGTTGGGGCACAGCGAGTGGGTCATGCTCTGGGCGGCGCTGAAACGCGGCGTGGGCCTGCGCCGGTCCTTCCGCCACAAGATCATGCCCTGGCTCTTGATCGCCGTCGCTTATACGCCGGTTGTGGTGATCCTGGGCATTCAGATCATCGTGGGTCAGGCGTTGCCAACGCCCTACACACGCATCTACCCCAGTATCAACAGCGTGTTTCTGCTGTTTGCCGGTCTGGTCGCCCCCGATCTGATCTGCGCAGACCGCCGCGAGCGGGTGATCTCGCTCTACTTTGCCGCGCCGATCACCCGGCTGCATTACGTCGCCGCGCAGGTCGGGAGCCTGGTAATGCTGCTGCTCCTGCTGACGCTGGTACCCTACGTCCTCCTCTTCTTTGGGCAGGCGCTGCTGGCTCCGGCCTTTGGAACCTACGTAAGTGACAATTTCAGCGACCTGTGGCATCTGCTGCTGGGCGGCCCATTGATCGCGCTCTTCTTCGGCGCGCTGGCAATGGGTGTGGCGTCCTTTACTGACCGCCGCGCCTACGCGACAGGCGGCTTTCTGGGGCTGCTGCTGGTAAGCTCCATTGCCGGAGACATCATTGCTCTCCAACTACATTTCAGCGGCCATGAATGGTTCAACCTGCTCAACCTCTTTACCCTGCCGATCAATGTGGTGTTCTGGTTGTTTGGCGAGACGGACCGCCCCGCCCTCGTCGCCCTCGATGGGCCGGCTTATCTTTGGGGAACGCTCGCGGTGGTCGTCATCAGCCTGGCCCTGATGGCCTGGCGCTATCTGAAGGTGAGTGACTAA
- a CDS encoding ABC transporter ATP-binding protein → MNALGQEPQATQNRLVVQTKDLSKRYGKIVALDRATFNIAPGCTGLLGPNGAGKSTLIKLLLGLLTPDQGEASIAGCDVRTQPLALRKLVGYMPEHDCLPTDWLAQDFVRYMGELHGLPTRTAIQRASDTLYHVGLGEERYRALGGFSTGMKQRVKLAQALIHDPHVMLLDEPTNGLDPAGRDEMLALIGRIAHEMGINIILSSHLLIDIERVADSVVILNNGRIIAQGTLRELMQATPAVTVRTRAAAGPLAEALRQRGYGVKAEGAELQVDYRSDAVYDAIRDAAVETRAAIVHLKRRVLSLEDIYLAGESSPALVQQDGHISGISADVSEGTR, encoded by the coding sequence ATGAATGCTCTGGGGCAGGAACCCCAAGCCACACAGAACCGGCTCGTCGTCCAGACGAAAGACCTGAGCAAACGCTATGGCAAGATAGTGGCGCTGGACCGCGCCACCTTCAACATTGCGCCGGGATGCACCGGCCTGCTGGGGCCGAACGGCGCGGGCAAGAGTACGCTGATAAAGCTGCTGCTGGGTTTGCTGACGCCCGACCAGGGCGAGGCCAGTATTGCCGGGTGCGATGTGCGCACGCAGCCGCTGGCGCTGCGTAAACTGGTGGGCTATATGCCCGAACACGACTGTCTGCCCACCGATTGGCTGGCGCAGGATTTTGTCCGTTACATGGGCGAACTTCACGGTCTGCCGACGCGAACGGCCATCCAGCGGGCCAGCGACACGCTCTATCATGTTGGCCTGGGCGAAGAACGCTATCGCGCGCTTGGCGGCTTTTCCACCGGCATGAAGCAGCGCGTGAAGCTGGCCCAGGCGCTTATCCACGACCCGCATGTGATGCTGCTGGACGAGCCAACCAACGGACTTGATCCGGCGGGGCGCGATGAGATGCTGGCCCTGATCGGGCGCATCGCCCATGAGATGGGTATCAACATTATCCTCTCTTCTCACCTGCTTATAGATATTGAGCGCGTGGCCGACAGCGTGGTCATTCTTAATAATGGCCGCATCATCGCTCAGGGGACGCTGCGCGAACTCATGCAGGCTACCCCGGCAGTGACGGTGCGCACCCGCGCAGCAGCCGGGCCGCTGGCCGAGGCGCTGCGCCAGCGCGGCTATGGCGTGAAGGCAGAGGGAGCCGAGTTGCAGGTGGATTATCGCTCCGACGCAGTGTATGACGCTATCCGCGACGCCGCCGTCGAAACCAGAGCGGCCATTGTCCACCTCAAGCGGCGCGTCCTCTCCCTGGAAGACATCTATCTGGCCGGAGAGAGCAGTCCGGCGCTTGTTCAACAGGACGGCCATATATCAGGCATATCAGCAGACGTATCGGAAGGAACACGCTGA